One window from the genome of Eucalyptus grandis isolate ANBG69807.140 chromosome 7, ASM1654582v1, whole genome shotgun sequence encodes:
- the LOC104455556 gene encoding rust resistance kinase Lr10, whose translation MTSIAKLSNPLCVASSCGDIHNISDPFRLKSDPKECGNVNYELTCEGNRTVLYMNRGRYYVLSINYSTHQIRVVDDGIHKGNCSSLPRHQPTGNWPLHLQYSYAHYTPPTKSVVIVNCSKLVSSSFYIAINPSCTVGSYSSNTSSSWKLYALANPNVSDVRDFCTIGSWTKVSIFSANNEQINNSLYNYELIHNMMADGFVIDVPTPIPLESTLTCISVSRSILLQRCGHVVGQIFFCLFDFSSILDGQVCGVKFYYDAKFVIGMPFVGISLICIYRRRHLAMDKNIEEFLQSHNNFLPIRYSYSNIKKITTNFKHKLGEGGYGYVYKGTLRSGKEVAIKILKQSKFQGQDFINEVATIGRIYHVNVVQLIGFCFEGSKQALVYDLMSNGSLDKQIFTEEGNKFLDYKKIYEIALGVARGIEYLHRGCDMQILHFDIKPHNILLDKNFTPKVSDFGLAKLYPANNSIVSLTAARGTLGYMAPELFYRNIGGVSYKADVYSFGMLLMEMAGRRKNINANAEHSSQIYFPLWVYDQVNEEKSVEIEIVADERMVIRKMIIVALWCIQLNPDHRPSMSKVLEMLEGDIDELQMPPKPLIYPHDVPVNNDEADGAGNILNFIKYSNNL comes from the exons ATGACTAGCATCGCAAAGCTGAGTAATCCATTATGTGTCGCTTCATCTTGCGGTGACATTCATAATATAAGCGATCCATTCCGACTGAAGAGTGATCCAAAAGAATGTGGTAACGTGAACTACGAACTGACTTGTGAAGGTAATCGCACTGTTCTATACATGAATCGTGGTAGATACTATGTGCTGTCTATCAATTATTCCACTCACCAGATCAGAGTGGTAGACGATGGGATTCATAAAGGCAATTGCTCATCTCTCCCCCGTCACCAGCCGACAGGTAACTGGCCCCTCCACCTGCAGTACTCCTACGCACACTACACCCCCCCAACCAAGAGTGTGGTCATTGTGAACTGCTCAAAGCTGGTTAGTTCTTCATTCTACATCGCTATTAATCCATCATGCACTGTGGGGTCATATTCTTCCAACACATCATCGAGTTGGAAGTTGTATGCTTTGGCCAATCCAAACGTATCAGATGTTAGGGACTTTTGCACCATTGGTAGCTGGACCAAGGTATCAATTTTTTCTGCAAATAATGAGCAGATAAATAATAGCCTTTACAACTACGAGCTAATCCATAACATGATGGCCGATGGATTTGTTATAGACGTCCCGACGCCCATCCCTCTTGAGTCGACCCTCACTTGCATAAGTGTTTCCCGTAGCATCCTCTTGCAGAGATGCGGACACGTCGTGggccaaattttcttttgcctctTTGATTTCAGTAGCATCTTGGACGGCCAGGTTTGCGGAGTCAAGTTCTATTATGACG CAAAGTTCGTAATTGGGATGCCATTTGTTGGGATATCTCTAATCTGCATCTATAGAAGAAGGCACTTAGCAATGGACAAGAACATCGAAGAATTTTTGCAGTCTCACAACAACTTTTtgcccataaggtactcttattcgaatattaagaagatcacTACAAATTTTAAGCACAAACTGGGAGAAGGGGGATATGGTTATGTGTACAAAGGAACACTTCGAAGCGGTAAGGAAGTGGCCATCAAGATTTTGAAGCAGTCCAAGTTCCAgggccaagattttatcaatgAAGTGGCTACTATTGGAAGAATTTACCATGTTAATGTAGTGCAACTCATTGGTTTCTGCTTTGAAGGCTCGAAACAAGCTCTCGTGTATGATCTTATGTCAAATGGATCTTTGGATAAGCAAATTTTCACCGAGGAAGGTAATAAGTTTCTCGATTACAAGAAAATATACGAGATTGCTCTTGGGGTGGCAAGAGGGATTGAATACTTACATCGGGGGTGTGACATGCAAATACTACACTTTGATATCAAGCCTCACAATATTCTTTTAGACAAGAATTTCACTCCGaaagtttctgactttggactCGCGAAACTTTATCCTGCTAACAATAGCATAGTCTCATTAACTGCTGCAAGAGGGACCTTAGGATATATGGCACCTGAGTTGTTCTATAGAAACATCGGTGGTGTATCTTATAAAGCGGACGTCTATAGCTTCGGGATGTTGCTCATGGAAATGGCAGGTCGAAGgaagaatataaatgcaaatgcgGAACATtcaagccaaatttattttccattgtgGGTGTATGACCAagtcaatgaagaaaaaagtgttgaaatagaaattgtagCAGATGAAAGGATGGTGATAAGGAAGATGATAATAGTTGCACTTTGGTGTATACAATTAAACCCTGACCATCGGCCTTCAATGAGCAAAGTTCTAGAAatgcttgaaggagatattGATGAACTCCAAATGCCTCCAAAACCGCTTATTTATCCGCATGATGTGCCAGTTAACAATGATGAAGCTGATGGAGCTGGAAACATTCTCAATTTCATCAAGTACTCCAATAATTTATAG